Proteins encoded together in one Ciconia boyciana chromosome 25, ASM3463844v1, whole genome shotgun sequence window:
- the DUSP11 gene encoding RNA/RNP complex-1-interacting phosphatase isoform X2 produces MVGRGASRVPQRWTDYLPLGRRMPGTRFIAFKVPLKKSFDRKLPPEERFSPHDLIKKIKEQKEELGLIIDLTYTTRYYGPEELPATLCYSKILTMGHEIPNKHTIFQFKCVVKKFLRDNKDNDKLIGVHCTHGLNRTGYLVCRYLIDVEGMEPNTAIELFNRARGHPIERINYIQDLRKRSVKKNCGLKKSGSGPLREKAGATPNTKKQMAKHHPHRSDQSSLAVPRNSSNAKKNRKRAAKAQARHQELAHEHGATEQRQQCSLAARNCRVSLPANERGNGLCFPPQSPHLCPPQERQAARKRRRRRRKAVVTE; encoded by the exons ATGGTGGGCAGAGGGGCCTCCCGCGTGCCGCAGCG GTGGACCGACTATCTCCCGCTGGGCAGGAGGATGCCGGGCACCCGCTTCATCGCCTTCAAGGTCCCCCTGAAGAAG AGCTTTGATCGGAAGCTTCCTCCAGAGGAGAGATTTTCGCCTCATGACCTTATTAAGAAAAtcaaagagcagaaggaagaactgGGCCTGATCATTGACCTGACGTACACAACTCGCTACTACGGGCCAGAG GAGCTCCCAGCCACACTCTGCTACTCAAAGATCTTGACAATGGGACATGAAATACCAAACAAGCACACCATTTTTCAATTCAAGTGTGTCGTAAAAAAGTTTTTGAGAGACAACAAAGACAACG ATAAACTCATCGGAGTTCATTGCACGCATGGCTTAAACAGAACTGGCTACCTGGTTTGTAG GTACCTGATCGATGTTGAAGGCATGGAGCCAAATACTGCAATAGAGC TGTTCAACAGGGCTCGAGGGCATCCTATAGAGAGAATCAACTATATCCAAGATCTTCGGAAGAGATCTGTAAAAAA GAACTGCGGACTAAAGAAGTCGGGCTCGGGCCCGCTGAGAGAAAAAGCCGGTGCTACACCAAACACTAAAAAGCAGATGGCCAAACATCATCCACACCGCTCGGACCAATCCTCCCTAGCAGTGCCCAG aaactcCAGCAACGCCAAGAAGAACCGCAAGCGAGCCGCCAAGGCGCAGGCACGACACCAGGAGCTGGCACATGAGCACGGGGCGACGGAGCAAAGGCAGCAATGCAGTTTGGCAGCGAGGAACTGTCGGGTTTCATTGCCTGCTAATGAGCGAGGCAATGGACTGTGCTTTCCCCCTCAGAGCCCCCACCTCTGCCCGCCCCAGGAGAGGCAAGCGGCCAGGAAACGCAGGCGCCGGCGTAGGAAAGCTGTTGTGACGGAGTAG
- the DUSP11 gene encoding RNA/RNP complex-1-interacting phosphatase isoform X1 — MVGRGASRVPQRWTDYLPLGRRMPGTRFIAFKVPLKKSFDRKLPPEERFSPHDLIKKIKEQKEELGLIIDLTYTTRYYGPEELPATLCYSKILTMGHEIPNKHTIFQFKCVVKKFLRDNKDNDKLIGVHCTHGLNRTGYLVCRYLIDVEGMEPNTAIELFNRARGHPIERINYIQDLRKRSVKKNCGLKKSGSGPLREKAGATPNTKKQMAKHHPHRSDQSSLAVPRLLPSQQGWQGNSECRNSSNAKKNRKRAAKAQARHQELAHEHGATEQRQQCSLAARNCRVSLPANERGNGLCFPPQSPHLCPPQERQAARKRRRRRRKAVVTE, encoded by the exons ATGGTGGGCAGAGGGGCCTCCCGCGTGCCGCAGCG GTGGACCGACTATCTCCCGCTGGGCAGGAGGATGCCGGGCACCCGCTTCATCGCCTTCAAGGTCCCCCTGAAGAAG AGCTTTGATCGGAAGCTTCCTCCAGAGGAGAGATTTTCGCCTCATGACCTTATTAAGAAAAtcaaagagcagaaggaagaactgGGCCTGATCATTGACCTGACGTACACAACTCGCTACTACGGGCCAGAG GAGCTCCCAGCCACACTCTGCTACTCAAAGATCTTGACAATGGGACATGAAATACCAAACAAGCACACCATTTTTCAATTCAAGTGTGTCGTAAAAAAGTTTTTGAGAGACAACAAAGACAACG ATAAACTCATCGGAGTTCATTGCACGCATGGCTTAAACAGAACTGGCTACCTGGTTTGTAG GTACCTGATCGATGTTGAAGGCATGGAGCCAAATACTGCAATAGAGC TGTTCAACAGGGCTCGAGGGCATCCTATAGAGAGAATCAACTATATCCAAGATCTTCGGAAGAGATCTGTAAAAAA GAACTGCGGACTAAAGAAGTCGGGCTCGGGCCCGCTGAGAGAAAAAGCCGGTGCTACACCAAACACTAAAAAGCAGATGGCCAAACATCATCCACACCGCTCGGACCAATCCTCCCTAGCAGTGCCCAG GCTCCTCCCGTCTCAGCAGGGATGGCAGGGGAACAGTGAATGCAG aaactcCAGCAACGCCAAGAAGAACCGCAAGCGAGCCGCCAAGGCGCAGGCACGACACCAGGAGCTGGCACATGAGCACGGGGCGACGGAGCAAAGGCAGCAATGCAGTTTGGCAGCGAGGAACTGTCGGGTTTCATTGCCTGCTAATGAGCGAGGCAATGGACTGTGCTTTCCCCCTCAGAGCCCCCACCTCTGCCCGCCCCAGGAGAGGCAAGCGGCCAGGAAACGCAGGCGCCGGCGTAGGAAAGCTGTTGTGACGGAGTAG